Proteins encoded in a region of the Massilia sp. UMI-21 genome:
- a CDS encoding sugar O-acetyltransferase produces the protein MRMSERHRMLAGEPYHASDPELVAEQSLAAAWLARYNAALGQPASVWRTLLAERLGALGEGSIVRPPFHCDYGWNIRLGSRVFVNFNCIVLDVAPVTIGDDTRIGPAVQIYTAEHPLDPELRRSGLESGRPVTIGRNAWIGGGAIILPGVRIGDEAVVGAGSVVTHDVPDGARVAGNPARPHPG, from the coding sequence ATGCGCATGAGCGAGCGGCACAGGATGCTGGCGGGCGAACCCTACCACGCGAGCGACCCCGAACTGGTGGCCGAGCAAAGCCTCGCCGCGGCCTGGCTGGCGCGCTACAACGCCGCACTGGGACAGCCCGCGTCGGTGTGGCGCACCCTGCTGGCCGAGCGCCTGGGGGCGCTGGGCGAGGGCAGCATCGTGCGCCCGCCCTTCCATTGCGACTACGGCTGGAACATCCGGCTTGGCAGCCGCGTATTCGTCAATTTCAACTGCATCGTCCTCGATGTGGCGCCGGTGACGATCGGCGACGATACCCGCATCGGTCCGGCGGTGCAGATCTACACCGCCGAGCATCCGCTCGACCCGGAACTGCGCCGCAGCGGCCTGGAATCCGGGCGCCCGGTCACGATCGGCCGCAACGCCTGGATCGGCGGCGGCGCCATCATCCTGCCGGGCGTGCGCATCGGCGACGAGGCCGTGGTCGGCGCCGGCAGCGTGGTCACGCACGACGTGCCGGACGGCGCGCGTGTGGCCGGCAATCCGGCGCGCCCGCACCCGGGCTGA
- a CDS encoding thymidine kinase — MAKLYFRYSAMNAGKSTSLLQVAHNYEEQGQQVKLYTAAIDDRYGVGRITSRLGPQRQVDLFDSQTDFLASAPPVACILVDEAQFLTTVQVGQLHQVAQVRGIPVICYGLRSDFRGQPFPGSAYLLALADDIEEIKNICSCGKKATMNIRVDCEGRRIREGEQVSIGGNESYRQACGRCFYAR; from the coding sequence GTGGCAAAACTCTATTTCAGGTATTCGGCGATGAACGCCGGCAAATCGACCTCCCTGTTGCAGGTGGCGCACAACTACGAAGAGCAGGGCCAGCAGGTCAAGCTCTACACGGCGGCGATCGACGACCGTTACGGCGTCGGCAGGATCACCTCGCGCCTGGGCCCGCAGCGCCAGGTCGACCTGTTCGATAGCCAGACCGATTTTCTTGCCAGCGCACCGCCGGTGGCCTGCATCCTGGTCGACGAGGCCCAGTTCCTGACCACCGTCCAGGTTGGACAATTGCACCAGGTGGCCCAGGTGCGCGGCATTCCGGTCATCTGCTACGGCTTGCGCAGCGATTTCCGCGGCCAACCGTTCCCGGGTTCGGCCTACCTGCTGGCCCTGGCCGACGACATCGAGGAAATCAAGAACATCTGCAGCTGCGGCAAGAAGGCGACCATGAACATCCGGGTCGATTGCGAGGGCCGCCGCATCCGCGAGGGCGAACAGGTCAGCATCGGCGGCAACGAAAGCTACCGCCAGGCCTGCGGCCGCTGCTTCTACGCCCGCTGA
- a CDS encoding carboxy terminal-processing peptidase, protein MKKHHLIMAAMAFAMSAHVVTAQPEKVPALAALAPAKAVGAGAGSAAANLQLKPLAEQTQAALWASRVLGRYHYKAVPLDDAMSVKIFDKYFETLDSEKLYFTQADVDGFAPMRTKMDDAINSENLTVPFAIYNLYQQRFTERMNYARQLLKTRPDFALDESIELDREKSPWAKSEDEIRELWRKRVKNDWLRLKLAGKDEKAIRETLDKRYDNYVGRIRKLNNEDVFQMFMNAYATAIEPHTNYLGPRSADNFDIAMRLSLEGIGAVLQSRDEYTVIREIVPGSPAALSGKLKVGDRIVGVAQGNGAFTDVLGWRIDDVVQLVRGEKGSTVRLDVLPGDAGPDAKHVTVSMVRKKISMEEQAAKKSIIEVKDGGVKRRVGVISLPTFYLDFEARRRGDKDYRSATRDVARILAELKKEKVDNVLIDLRNNGGGSLTEAIELTGLFIDKGPVVQQRDAQGRIEVESDQQAGLAWDGPMGVLINRGSASASEIFAAAVQDYGRGLVIGEPSFGKGTVQTLIDLDRFSPAEKVRYGELKMTIAQFFRINGGTTQLRGVTPDIKLPVLADLDSFGESSYDNALPWVAIKPANYAPAGDLKELIGPLQKRHEARIAKDKEFQFLQEDIAEVLKIRKENAISLNETVRRKERDAQEARAKLREARLAGASGISTDEPAAGPAGKEARGKVPAPTKPAKAVTSVRGAPRQDDGLQYDERDLAAELAAEKAAKDAKDILLQEAANILADEVGMLRTDTRMASRAMPYMATPRSGD, encoded by the coding sequence ATGAAGAAGCACCACCTGATCATGGCCGCAATGGCCTTCGCGATGTCCGCCCACGTGGTGACTGCCCAGCCCGAAAAAGTGCCTGCGCTTGCCGCCCTCGCGCCGGCCAAGGCAGTCGGCGCCGGCGCCGGCTCGGCCGCCGCCAACCTGCAGCTCAAGCCGCTCGCCGAGCAGACCCAGGCGGCGCTGTGGGCCTCGCGCGTGCTCGGCCGCTATCACTACAAGGCGGTGCCGCTCGACGACGCCATGTCGGTCAAGATCTTCGACAAGTACTTTGAAACGCTCGACAGCGAGAAGCTGTACTTCACCCAGGCCGACGTCGACGGCTTCGCCCCGATGCGCACCAAGATGGACGATGCGATCAACAGCGAGAACCTCACCGTTCCGTTTGCCATCTACAACCTCTACCAGCAGCGCTTCACCGAGCGCATGAACTACGCGCGCCAGCTGCTCAAGACCCGTCCCGACTTCGCCCTCGACGAGTCGATCGAGCTCGACCGCGAAAAATCGCCCTGGGCCAAGAGCGAGGACGAGATCCGCGAACTCTGGCGCAAGCGTGTCAAGAACGACTGGCTGCGCCTGAAGCTGGCCGGCAAGGACGAGAAGGCCATCCGCGAGACCCTCGACAAGCGCTACGACAACTATGTCGGCCGTATCCGCAAGCTGAACAACGAAGACGTGTTCCAGATGTTCATGAACGCGTACGCGACCGCAATCGAGCCGCACACCAACTACCTCGGCCCGCGTTCGGCCGACAACTTCGACATCGCCATGCGCCTGTCGCTGGAAGGCATCGGCGCGGTGCTGCAGTCGCGCGACGAATACACGGTCATCCGCGAAATCGTCCCGGGCAGCCCGGCCGCGCTGTCGGGCAAGCTGAAGGTGGGCGACCGCATCGTCGGCGTGGCGCAGGGCAACGGTGCGTTCACGGACGTACTGGGCTGGCGCATCGACGACGTGGTCCAGCTGGTGCGCGGCGAAAAAGGCAGCACCGTGCGCCTCGACGTGCTGCCGGGCGACGCCGGGCCCGACGCCAAGCATGTCACCGTGAGCATGGTGCGCAAGAAGATCAGCATGGAAGAGCAGGCCGCCAAGAAATCGATCATCGAAGTCAAGGATGGCGGCGTCAAGCGCCGCGTCGGCGTGATCTCGCTGCCGACCTTCTACCTCGACTTCGAGGCCCGCCGCCGCGGCGACAAGGACTACCGCAGCGCCACCCGCGACGTGGCCCGCATCCTTGCCGAACTCAAGAAAGAGAAGGTGGACAACGTCCTGATCGACCTGCGTAACAACGGTGGCGGTTCGCTGACCGAAGCCATCGAACTCACCGGCCTGTTCATCGACAAGGGGCCGGTGGTGCAGCAGCGCGACGCGCAGGGCCGCATCGAAGTCGAATCCGACCAGCAGGCCGGCCTGGCCTGGGACGGCCCGATGGGCGTGCTGATCAACCGTGGGTCGGCATCGGCATCGGAGATCTTCGCCGCGGCGGTGCAGGATTATGGCCGCGGCCTGGTGATCGGCGAGCCGAGTTTCGGCAAGGGCACCGTCCAGACCCTGATCGACCTGGATCGCTTCTCGCCGGCCGAGAAGGTGCGCTACGGCGAACTGAAGATGACCATCGCCCAGTTCTTCCGCATCAACGGCGGCACCACCCAGCTGCGCGGCGTGACGCCCGACATCAAGTTGCCGGTCCTGGCCGACCTCGACAGCTTCGGCGAATCCTCGTATGACAACGCGCTGCCGTGGGTGGCCATCAAGCCGGCCAACTACGCGCCTGCCGGCGACCTCAAGGAGCTGATCGGTCCGCTGCAGAAGCGTCACGAGGCCCGCATCGCCAAGGACAAGGAATTCCAGTTCCTGCAGGAAGACATCGCCGAGGTGCTGAAGATCCGCAAGGAAAACGCGATCTCGCTGAACGAGACCGTGCGCCGCAAGGAGCGCGACGCCCAGGAGGCCCGCGCCAAGCTGCGCGAAGCGCGCCTCGCAGGCGCCAGCGGCATCAGTACCGACGAGCCGGCTGCCGGTCCGGCGGGCAAGGAAGCGCGCGGCAAGGTGCCGGCGCCGACCAAGCCGGCCAAGGCGGTGACGTCGGTGCGCGGCGCGCCGCGCCAGGACGATGGCCTGCAATACGACGAGCGCGACCTGGCGGCGGAGCTGGCGGCCGAAAAGGCGGCCAAGGACGCCAAGGACATCCTGCTGCAGGAAGCGGCCAATATCCTGGCCGACGAAGTGGGCATGTTGCGTACCGATACCCGGATGGCCTCGCGCGCCATGCCGTACATGGCGACGCCACGCAGCGGCGATTAA
- a CDS encoding PEP-CTERM sorting domain-containing protein, producing the protein MTIRRLVIAALLASAGAAHADTIPSQPTTQANFVSGWTAGNGTDVLGSGVLQGNLNLVGGVGRSAGADANLMDVLMGKVSGNVGNVNGQTTLFFQHGIEANYLLASGHGILAATLGPGKSVVGSVDGAVISDGMAKAPVMSGGGNQTGSTGGSGGMSGNTGAASGGNGSSGNGSSGGASNGNGQTPPVFLPIESTTPGDNGVPIGQVVAPAAEVPEPSSIALMLLGMVGAGAIGRRRQR; encoded by the coding sequence ATGACAATTCGCCGCCTCGTGATCGCTGCGTTGCTCGCCAGTGCAGGTGCTGCCCATGCGGACACCATCCCTTCCCAGCCGACAACCCAGGCAAATTTCGTCTCCGGATGGACCGCCGGTAACGGTACCGACGTGCTCGGTTCGGGCGTCCTGCAAGGCAATCTCAACCTGGTGGGCGGTGTGGGCCGTAGCGCCGGCGCCGACGCCAACCTGATGGACGTGTTGATGGGTAAGGTGTCTGGCAACGTCGGCAACGTCAATGGCCAGACCACCTTGTTCTTCCAGCACGGTATCGAGGCGAACTACCTGCTGGCTTCCGGTCACGGCATCCTTGCCGCGACCTTGGGCCCGGGCAAGTCGGTCGTCGGTTCGGTCGATGGCGCGGTGATTTCGGACGGGATGGCCAAGGCCCCGGTGATGTCGGGCGGCGGCAACCAGACCGGCTCCACCGGCGGTTCGGGCGGCATGTCGGGCAACACCGGCGCCGCTTCGGGCGGCAACGGTTCGAGCGGCAACGGATCGAGCGGCGGCGCATCCAACGGCAATGGCCAGACGCCGCCAGTGTTCCTCCCGATCGAATCGACCACGCCTGGCGACAACGGCGTGCCGATCGGTCAAGTGGTCGCGCCGGCAGCCGAAGTGCCGGAACCGTCGAGCATTGCACTGATGCTGCTGGGCATGGTGGGCGCCGGCGCCATCGGCCGCCGCCGCCAGCGCTGA
- a CDS encoding acyl-CoA dehydrogenase family protein: MDLHYSDEDLAFRDQVRAFLDSHLPKDLQAKVLKHLRLSKDDFVRWHKILAKQGWVAPGWPVEFGGTGWSPVQRHIFEEECARAGTPRVMPFGIDMVAPVIMAFGNQQQKDHFLPRILSCEDWWCQGYSEPGAGSDLASLKTSAVRGVDADGEHYIVNGQKTWTTLAQHADMIFCLVRTDPSVRKQEGISFLLIDMHAPGVTVRPIIMLDEDHEVNEVFFDNVRVPAANLVGQENRGWTYAKYLLGHERTGIAAVGRSKRELAFLKRLARREQNNGRPLLEDPLFAAKVADLEIELMALETTVLRVLAQAREGAKAAPGPEASVLKVRGTDIQQALTELMLEAAGPLALAFDAAYLEGEQEHGIGGDDDAAPLASYYFNYRKTSIYGGSNEIQRNIISQMILGL; the protein is encoded by the coding sequence ATGGACCTGCACTACTCGGACGAGGACCTGGCCTTTCGCGACCAGGTCCGCGCCTTCCTCGATTCCCATCTGCCCAAGGATTTGCAGGCCAAGGTGCTCAAGCACCTGCGGCTGAGCAAGGACGATTTCGTTCGCTGGCACAAGATCCTCGCCAAACAGGGCTGGGTGGCGCCCGGTTGGCCGGTCGAGTTCGGCGGCACGGGCTGGAGCCCGGTGCAACGCCACATCTTCGAGGAGGAATGCGCCCGCGCCGGCACGCCGCGTGTGATGCCTTTCGGTATCGACATGGTCGCCCCGGTCATCATGGCCTTCGGCAACCAGCAGCAGAAAGACCACTTCTTGCCGCGCATCCTGTCCTGCGAGGACTGGTGGTGCCAGGGCTATTCGGAACCCGGTGCGGGCTCCGACCTGGCTTCGCTCAAGACCAGCGCCGTACGCGGGGTCGACGCGGACGGCGAACACTACATCGTCAACGGCCAGAAGACCTGGACCACGCTGGCCCAGCACGCCGACATGATCTTCTGCCTGGTGCGCACCGATCCGTCCGTGCGCAAGCAGGAGGGCATTTCCTTCCTGCTGATCGACATGCACGCGCCGGGCGTGACGGTGCGGCCGATCATCATGCTCGACGAAGACCACGAGGTGAACGAAGTCTTCTTCGACAACGTGCGGGTACCCGCCGCCAACCTGGTGGGCCAGGAAAACCGCGGCTGGACCTATGCCAAGTACCTGCTGGGCCATGAGCGCACCGGCATCGCGGCCGTCGGGCGCAGCAAGCGCGAACTGGCCTTCCTGAAGCGCCTGGCGCGGCGCGAGCAGAACAACGGCCGCCCCTTGCTGGAAGACCCGCTGTTCGCCGCCAAGGTCGCCGACCTGGAGATCGAACTGATGGCCCTCGAGACGACGGTGCTGCGCGTACTGGCCCAGGCCAGGGAAGGTGCAAAAGCGGCGCCGGGCCCGGAAGCATCGGTACTCAAGGTGCGCGGCACCGATATCCAGCAGGCACTCACCGAACTGATGCTGGAAGCGGCCGGCCCGCTCGCCCTGGCCTTCGATGCGGCCTACCTGGAGGGCGAGCAGGAGCACGGCATCGGCGGCGACGACGATGCCGCGCCGCTCGCGTCCTACTACTTCAACTACCGCAAGACCTCCATCTACGGGGGCTCGAACGAGATCCAGCGCAACATCATTTCCCAGATGATCCTGGGGCTGTAA
- a CDS encoding acyl-CoA dehydrogenase family protein, protein MNVDFNPEQVQFADALKRWIARDYSFEQRRAMLRSEAGSASQAWATLAELGMTALPVPEAQGGFDGGAVDLFVVMRELGRGLVLEPYFATVLGAQFLKLGGGHAALLERVAAGDLKLACALGERQARHALHDIALRAEQAGEGWRLSGEKVAVVYGQDAGVLIVSARSAGGQRDEAGISLFALPHDAPGVQVTGYRSLDGQRAATLRLDGVALPASALIGAAGAGWDILDAAADYGAGLLCAEALGAMEALFEATLDYLKTRQQFGVPIGKFQALQHRMADMFIHLEQARSMAMLAAVKLDGADAAERRRVVSAAKYRVGQAARFIGQGAVQLHGGMGVTDELAAAHYFKRLSMIELTLGDRDHHLARFMAQPGFQQAA, encoded by the coding sequence ATGAATGTCGACTTCAACCCCGAACAGGTCCAGTTCGCCGATGCGCTCAAGCGCTGGATCGCGCGCGACTACAGCTTCGAACAGCGCCGCGCCATGCTCCGATCCGAAGCGGGCAGCGCCAGCCAGGCCTGGGCCACGCTGGCCGAACTGGGCATGACGGCGCTGCCGGTGCCGGAAGCGCAGGGCGGTTTCGACGGCGGCGCCGTCGACCTGTTCGTCGTCATGCGCGAGCTCGGCCGAGGATTGGTGCTGGAACCGTATTTCGCCACCGTGCTGGGCGCGCAGTTCCTCAAGTTGGGCGGCGGCCATGCGGCGCTGCTCGAGCGGGTGGCGGCCGGCGACCTGAAACTGGCCTGCGCGCTGGGCGAGCGCCAGGCGCGCCATGCCTTGCACGACATCGCGCTGCGCGCCGAGCAGGCGGGCGAGGGCTGGCGCCTGAGCGGCGAGAAAGTCGCGGTGGTGTACGGGCAGGATGCCGGCGTGCTGATCGTGTCGGCGCGCAGTGCCGGCGGCCAGCGCGACGAGGCCGGGATCAGCCTGTTCGCGCTGCCGCACGATGCGCCCGGCGTGCAGGTGACGGGCTACCGCAGCCTTGACGGGCAGCGCGCGGCCACCCTGCGCCTGGACGGCGTGGCGCTGCCGGCCTCGGCCCTGATCGGCGCGGCCGGCGCCGGCTGGGACATCCTGGACGCCGCGGCGGACTACGGCGCCGGCCTGCTGTGCGCCGAAGCCCTGGGCGCGATGGAAGCGCTGTTCGAGGCCACGCTCGACTACCTCAAGACGCGCCAGCAGTTCGGTGTCCCGATCGGCAAGTTCCAGGCCCTGCAGCACCGGATGGCGGATATGTTCATCCACCTGGAGCAGGCGCGCTCGATGGCGATGCTGGCCGCCGTGAAGCTCGACGGCGCCGATGCGGCGGAGCGCCGCCGGGTGGTCTCCGCGGCCAAGTACCGCGTCGGCCAGGCGGCGCGCTTCATCGGGCAGGGGGCGGTGCAACTGCACGGCGGCATGGGCGTCACCGACGAACTGGCGGCCGCGCACTACTTCAAGCGCCTGTCGATGATCGAGCTGACCCTGGGCGACCGCGACCACCACCTGGCGCGCTTCATGGCGCAGCCGGGCTTCCAGCAGGCCGCGTGA
- a CDS encoding MaoC family dehydratase produces MTRHWYFEDFHPGQEIDLGERTVSEEEIIAFARQFDPQPFHVDREAAGPSIYGGVIASGWHTCSLMMRMVVDGMMCSASSMGSPGLDGVRWLLPLRAGDTIRVRYLTTAVKASNSKPDRGVVWSTWIAINQHGQDICTIEGMGMFGKRPAGGLDA; encoded by the coding sequence ATGACGCGTCATTGGTATTTCGAAGATTTTCACCCGGGCCAGGAGATCGACCTGGGCGAGCGCACGGTGAGCGAGGAGGAGATCATCGCCTTCGCGCGGCAGTTCGACCCGCAGCCCTTTCACGTCGACCGCGAGGCCGCCGGCCCCTCGATCTATGGCGGGGTGATCGCCAGCGGCTGGCACACCTGCAGCCTGATGATGCGCATGGTGGTCGATGGGATGATGTGCTCGGCGTCGAGCATGGGTTCGCCCGGCCTGGACGGCGTGCGCTGGCTGCTGCCGCTGCGCGCCGGCGACACCATCCGGGTGCGCTACCTCACCACCGCGGTCAAGGCCTCGAACTCCAAGCCCGACCGCGGCGTCGTGTGGTCGACCTGGATCGCCATCAACCAGCACGGCCAGGACATCTGCACCATCGAGGGCATGGGCATGTTCGGGAAGCGTCCCGCGGGAGGCCTCGATGCCTGA
- a CDS encoding MaoC family dehydratase: protein MPEQIAFAELPRLVGTEVAISDWFAVGQERIDAFAEATEDRQWIHVDPQRCARESPFGAPVAHGFLTLSLLPAMLESALRIDGMRMGLNYGLNRVRFPGPLPAGRRVRGRWTLAACDPIAGGVQLTWNVSVEPEGGDGKPVCAAEFLVRAYA, encoded by the coding sequence ATGCCTGAACAGATCGCATTCGCCGAGCTGCCGCGGCTGGTCGGGACCGAGGTGGCAATCTCGGACTGGTTCGCCGTCGGCCAGGAGCGCATCGATGCCTTTGCCGAGGCCACCGAAGACCGGCAGTGGATCCACGTCGACCCGCAGCGCTGCGCACGCGAATCGCCCTTCGGGGCGCCGGTGGCGCACGGCTTCCTGACCCTGTCGCTGCTGCCCGCGATGCTGGAGAGCGCGCTGCGCATCGACGGCATGCGCATGGGGCTGAACTATGGGCTGAACCGGGTGCGTTTCCCGGGGCCGCTGCCGGCCGGCAGGCGGGTGCGCGGACGCTGGACGCTGGCGGCCTGCGATCCGATCGCTGGCGGGGTGCAGCTCACATGGAATGTGAGCGTCGAGCCGGAAGGGGGAGACGGCAAGCCGGTGTGTGCGGCTGAATTCCTGGTGCGCGCCTACGCCTGA
- a CDS encoding acyl-CoA dehydrogenase family protein, with the protein MDFAYSERCQELQARLLAFMADHIYPNEHAFEQEIAANARERGTRWLPLELIEGLKPLAREAGLWNLFLPRSRRAPEGLSNLDYAPLCEIMGRVPWAPEVFNCSAPDTGNMETLERYASEDIKRDWLEPLLRGEIRSAFAMTEPEVASSDATNIATRIERDGDDYLINGRKWWISGAGDPRCKVFIVMGKTDPQAARHQQQSMIVVPADTPGITIVRPLPVFGYDDAPHGHCEILFENVRVPAANLLLGEGRGFEIAQGRLGPGRIHHCMRAIGVAERALELMCRRLESRVAFGRKLSEQGVWRERIAESRIRIDTARLLTLKTAYMMDTVGNKVAQAEIAMIKVLAPTVAQDVLDWAIQAHGAAGVSDAFPLAYQWAANRTLRLADGPDEVHRNALAKLELAKYASR; encoded by the coding sequence ATGGATTTCGCCTATTCGGAGCGCTGCCAGGAACTGCAGGCGCGCCTGCTCGCCTTCATGGCCGATCACATCTACCCCAACGAACACGCGTTCGAGCAAGAGATCGCGGCCAATGCGCGCGAGCGCGGAACCCGCTGGCTGCCGCTCGAACTGATCGAAGGCCTCAAGCCGCTGGCGCGCGAGGCCGGCCTGTGGAATTTGTTCCTGCCGCGCTCGCGCCGCGCGCCGGAAGGCCTGTCGAACCTGGATTACGCGCCGCTGTGCGAGATCATGGGCCGGGTGCCCTGGGCGCCTGAGGTGTTCAACTGCTCGGCGCCCGACACCGGCAACATGGAGACGCTGGAGCGCTACGCTTCGGAAGACATCAAGCGCGACTGGCTCGAGCCGCTGCTGCGCGGCGAGATCCGCTCGGCCTTCGCCATGACCGAACCGGAGGTCGCCTCCTCGGACGCGACCAACATCGCCACCCGCATCGAGCGCGACGGCGACGACTACCTCATCAACGGCCGCAAGTGGTGGATTTCCGGCGCCGGCGACCCGCGCTGCAAGGTTTTCATCGTGATGGGCAAGACCGATCCGCAAGCCGCGCGCCACCAGCAGCAATCGATGATCGTGGTGCCGGCAGACACCCCGGGCATCACGATCGTGCGCCCGTTGCCGGTGTTCGGCTACGACGACGCGCCGCACGGCCACTGCGAGATCCTGTTCGAGAATGTGCGGGTGCCGGCGGCCAATCTGCTGCTGGGTGAAGGACGCGGCTTCGAGATCGCCCAGGGCCGCCTGGGACCGGGCCGCATCCACCATTGCATGCGCGCGATCGGCGTGGCCGAGCGCGCGCTGGAACTGATGTGCCGGCGGCTGGAAAGCCGCGTCGCCTTCGGCCGCAAGCTGTCCGAGCAGGGCGTCTGGCGCGAACGCATCGCCGAAAGCCGCATCCGGATCGACACCGCGCGCCTGCTGACCCTGAAAACCGCCTACATGATGGACACGGTCGGGAACAAGGTGGCGCAGGCCGAGATCGCGATGATCAAGGTGCTGGCCCCGACCGTGGCCCAGGACGTGCTGGACTGGGCGATCCAGGCCCACGGCGCGGCCGGGGTGTCGGACGCATTCCCGCTGGCCTACCAGTGGGCCGCCAACCGTACGCTGCGCCTGGCGGACGGTCCGGACGAGGTGCACCGCAATGCACTGGCCAAGCTGGAACTGGCCAAGTACGCATCGCGTTGA
- a CDS encoding phosphotransferase: protein MYEEMMGTKEVSERQRFDTEALGAWLAANVEGYPSGPLAVEQFKGGQSNPTFRLSVGGSRYVLRTKPGPAAKLLPSAHAIDREFRVMSALHGAGFPVPRQYALCLDEAIIGRAFYVMECVEGRVLWDQSLPGMSPQERAAIYDEQNRVIARLHTIDHARIGLGDYGKPGNYFARQIERWTRQYQASVTEPIPEMERLIEWLPQHIPPGDDTAIVHGDYRLDNMIFHPTEPRILAVLDWELSTLGHPAADFSYHCMSWHIPPGRFRGIAGLDLAALGIPSMEEYVARYGERTGRHIPLEDFDFYLAYNMFRLAGIMQGIMKRYVDGTAASAQALENGKAARPMAEMAWQFATRSRA, encoded by the coding sequence ATGTACGAAGAAATGATGGGCACCAAGGAGGTGTCGGAACGCCAGCGCTTCGACACCGAAGCCCTGGGCGCCTGGCTCGCCGCAAACGTCGAGGGCTACCCCAGCGGCCCGCTCGCCGTCGAGCAGTTCAAGGGCGGCCAGTCCAACCCGACCTTCCGCCTGAGCGTGGGGGGCAGCCGTTACGTCCTGCGCACCAAGCCCGGCCCGGCCGCGAAACTGCTGCCCTCGGCCCATGCCATCGACCGCGAGTTCCGCGTCATGTCGGCGCTGCACGGCGCCGGCTTCCCGGTGCCGCGCCAGTACGCCCTGTGCCTGGACGAGGCCATCATCGGCCGCGCCTTCTACGTAATGGAATGCGTCGAGGGCCGGGTGCTGTGGGACCAGTCGCTGCCCGGCATGTCGCCGCAGGAGCGCGCCGCCATCTACGACGAGCAGAACCGCGTGATCGCGCGGCTGCACACGATCGACCATGCGCGCATCGGGCTGGGCGACTACGGCAAGCCGGGCAATTACTTTGCCCGCCAGATCGAGCGCTGGACCAGGCAGTACCAGGCTTCCGTCACCGAACCGATCCCGGAAATGGAGCGCCTGATCGAGTGGCTGCCGCAGCACATCCCGCCCGGCGACGACACCGCCATCGTGCATGGCGACTACCGCCTGGACAACATGATCTTCCACCCCACCGAGCCGCGCATCCTGGCGGTGCTGGACTGGGAGCTGTCGACCCTCGGCCATCCGGCCGCCGATTTTTCCTACCACTGCATGAGCTGGCACATTCCGCCGGGGCGCTTCCGCGGCATCGCCGGCCTGGACCTGGCCGCGCTCGGCATTCCGTCGATGGAGGAATACGTGGCGCGCTATGGCGAACGCACCGGCAGGCATATCCCGCTGGAAGACTTCGACTTCTACCTGGCCTACAACATGTTCCGCCTGGCCGGCATCATGCAGGGAATCATGAAGCGCTACGTCGACGGCACCGCCGCGAGCGCGCAAGCCCTGGAGAACGGCAAGGCGGCGCGGCCGATGGCCGAGATGGCCTGGCAGTTCGCTACCCGCAGCCGCGCTTGA
- a CDS encoding histidine phosphatase family protein encodes MRHGSVTYFDDAGRPFLPESVALNPAGQAQADCAGHAFRAAGVRFDRVITSTLPRTVETARRVLAASGQDIASEAWPELHEIRGGRLSAIPVQDLRRAFTGAFEGMVDEDQRFLGGESVGDMMDRVHPAIARLRAASDWETVLLVLHGGVNCAILSLALAGQSRGRRPFLGGLSQAAGCINALDVGTAPHDWVVRFVNYVPPGPLQPEARATTMEQLFDQYRRGR; translated from the coding sequence ATGCGGCACGGCAGCGTCACCTATTTCGACGACGCCGGCCGCCCTTTCCTGCCCGAGTCGGTGGCCCTGAACCCGGCCGGCCAGGCCCAGGCCGATTGCGCCGGCCACGCCTTTCGCGCGGCCGGGGTGCGCTTCGACCGCGTCATCACCTCGACCCTGCCGCGCACGGTGGAGACCGCGCGCCGGGTGCTGGCCGCGAGCGGCCAGGACATCGCCAGCGAGGCATGGCCGGAACTGCATGAAATCCGCGGCGGGCGCCTGTCCGCCATTCCGGTGCAGGACCTGCGGCGCGCCTTCACCGGCGCCTTCGAAGGCATGGTCGACGAAGACCAGCGCTTCCTGGGCGGCGAATCGGTCGGCGACATGATGGACCGGGTCCATCCGGCCATCGCACGCCTGCGCGCCGCGAGCGACTGGGAGACCGTGCTGCTGGTGCTGCACGGCGGCGTCAACTGCGCGATCCTGTCGCTGGCGCTGGCCGGGCAAAGCCGTGGGCGGCGCCCGTTCCTGGGCGGCCTGTCGCAGGCCGCGGGCTGCATCAACGCGCTCGACGTGGGGACGGCGCCGCACGACTGGGTGGTGCGCTTCGTCAACTATGTACCGCCCGGCCCGCTGCAGCCCGAGGCCCGCGCCACCACCATGGAACAGCTGTTCGACCAATACCGGCGGGGACGCTGA